A stretch of Hemicordylus capensis ecotype Gifberg chromosome 9, rHemCap1.1.pri, whole genome shotgun sequence DNA encodes these proteins:
- the BCO1 gene encoding beta,beta-carotene 15,15'-dioxygenase codes for MEAIFGQNKEEHPEPIQAEVSGEIPSWMEGILLRNGPGMHTIGESKYNHWFDGMALLHSFTIKNGEVFYRSKYLRSDSYNCNIEANRIVVSEFGTMAYPDPCKNIFAKAFCYLSHTIPEFTDNCLINIMKNGEDYYATSEVNFIRKIDPQTLETLEKVDYTKYVAINLATSHPHYDSSGNILNMGTSIVDKGKTKYVVFKIPPSAPASGKKGKKNCLKHLEVMCSIPSRSLLHPSYYHSFGISENYILFIEQPFKLDILKLATAYIRGVNWASCLIFHKDDKTWIHLIDKRTKKDLPAKFYTDAMVLFHHVNAYEEDNHLVFDVISYTDNSLYQMFYLKNLDSNVENNVRLTSTPSCKRFVVPLQYDKDAEVGVNLVRLPSTTATAVKEKDGSIYCQPEMLCEGIELPRINYDYNGKKYRYIFAAEVKWSPVPTQIVKFDILTKTKLHWEEEYCWPAEPVFVPSPDAKEEDDGIILSNIVTTEPRKLPFLLVLDAKTFKEIARATVNVDLHLDLHGIFIPKTDLKTECKADLDTEQE; via the exons GTGAGATCCCAAGCTGGATGGAGGGGATTCTTCTTCGCAATGGCCCCGGTATGCATACGATCGGGGAGAGCAAGTACAACCACTGGTTTGATGGCATGGCTCTGTTGCACAGTTTCACAATCAAAAACG GTGAAGTATTCTATAGAAGCAAATACCTCCGCAGTGATTCATATAATTGCAACATCGAAGCAAACAGAATTGTGgtgtctgaatttggaaccatggCTTATCCAGATCCTTGCAAAAACATATTTGCCAA GGCATTCTGTTATCTATCCCACACAATACCAGAGTTCACAGACAACTGCCTGATCAATATCATGAAAAACGGTGAGGATTACTATGCAACCAGCGAGGTAAATTTCATCAGAAAGATTGATCCGCAGACTCTGGAGACTCTGGAAAAG GTCGACTACACTAAGTATGTAGCCATCAATTTAGCAACCTCTCATCCCCATTACGACAGTTCTGGAAATATTCTCAATATGGGCACCTCCATAGTTGATAAGGGGAAGACAAAATATGTCGTCTTTAAGATCCCTCCTTCTGCACCAG CGAGtggaaaaaagggaaagaagaatTGTCTGAAACACCTGGAAGTGATGTGCTCCATCCCCTCCCGCTCCCTTCTGCACCCAAGCTATTATCACAGTTTTGGCATTTCAGAAAACTACATCCTCTTTATAGAGCAGCCCTTCAAACTGGATATACTCAAGCTGGCAACAGCTTACATTAGAGGGGTGAACTGGGCCTCTTGCCTCATCTTCCACAAGGACGACAAG ACCTGGATTCATCTCATTGACAAAAGAACCAAAAAAGACCTGCCTGCCAAGTTTTATACTGATGCCATGgttctcttccaccacgtgaacGCATATGAGGAAGACAACCATTTGGTTTTTGATGTCATTTCCTATACTGACAACAGCCTGTACCAAATGTTCTATCTGAAGAATCTGGATAGTAACGTGGAGAATAACGTCAGGCTGACCTCCACCCCATCCTGCAAACGGTTTGTGGTTCCTCTGCAGTATGACAAG gatGCAGAAGTAGGTGTCAATTTAGTCCGACTCCCATCAACCACGGCAACTGCTGTGAAGGAAAAAGATGGCAGCATCTACTGTCAGCCTGAAATGTTATGTGAAG GCATAGAATTGCCTCGCATCAACTATGATTACAATGGCAAGAAGTACAGATATATTTTTGCAGCAGAGGTTAAATGGAGTCCAGTCCCCACACAG ATAGTTAAATTTGACATTTTGACGAAGACAAAGCTTCACTGGGAGGAGGAATACTGCTGGCCAGCGGAACCAGTCTTTGTGCCTAGTCCTGATgccaaagaagaagatgatg GTATCATCTTGTCCAACATCGTGACCACAGAACCCCGGAAGCTCCCTTTCTTGCTCGTCCTGGATGCCAAAACATTCAAGGAAATCGCCCGCGCCACTGTCAATGTTGACCTTCACCTGGACTTGCATGGGATATTCATACCCAAGACAGATCTGAAGACGGAGTGCAAGGCAGATTTGGACACAGAGCAGGAGTAA